Proteins encoded together in one Thamnophis elegans isolate rThaEle1 chromosome 10, rThaEle1.pri, whole genome shotgun sequence window:
- the LOC116514164 gene encoding solute carrier family 2, facilitated glucose transporter member 9-like, translated as MDNSPPSAFLRKITRHLTFPLLAVTLLSSFGSSMLYGFNLAVVNSPAVHIKAFYNATWYQRYGQGLAQGPLTLMYSLTVSIFALGGLVGSFPVGILVTQYGRNGTLIRSNFLVLLAGMLMGFSRYLGSPEMVILGRFIIGIHSGICLSVVPMYLGEIAPKNLRGFLGLVPSIFICLGVFSAQVLGLPEFLGEDAYWPLFLSVVVVPAFLQLLLLNWFPESPRYLLIEKNNVHGAAEALSLFLGKHNVQDTIKEIEEEKRSLASVKAVSVLQLLSDPSVRWQVLSVVVINMGMQLSGIDAIWFYTNAIFENAGVPDPDIPYTTVGTGAIEVVAGLISCFTIEKVGRRSLLIVGFCFMGICCAGITLSLVLQPSVSWMRYISVAFVIGIIAGFCMGPAGVPFLMTAELFKQSHRPSAYIVGGSLNWLSNFTVGFVFPFLQMSAGAFCYLVFCGICFLVALYVYFIIPETKNKTFMEISQLFTSSRPAFFSNLPNSFKMIKLNGYGALENSSLELSGSGSNLP; from the exons CATCTGACCTTTCCACTTCTTGCTGTTACACTCCTGTCATCATTTGGGTCCTCCATGCTGTATGGCTTCAATCTTGCTGTGGTAAACTCTCCAGCAGTG CACATCAAAGCCTTCTACAATGCAACATGGTACCAACGCTATGGGCAGGGCCTGGCACAAGGACCCCTCACTCTCATGTACTCCCTGACTGTCTCTATTTTTGCCCTGGGAGGCTTGGTGGGGTCATTTCCTGTGGGAATTCTGGTCACCCAATATGGGAG GAATGGCACTTTGATCCGTAGCAACTTCCTTGTTCTGTTGGCTGGCATGTTAATGGGATTCAGCCGCTACTTGGGATCCCCTGAAATGGTCATTTTGGGACGCTTCATCATAGGGATTCATTCTG GCATCTGTCTCAGTGTGGTGCCCATGTACCTAGGAGAAATTGCCCCAAAGAACCTCCGGGGATTCCTGGGCCTGGTTCCCAGCATCTTCATTTGTCTGGGTGTCTTTTCTGCCCAGGTCTTGGGCCTTCCAGAGTTCCTGGGAGAG GATGCCTATTGGCCTCTTTTCCTCTCTGTAGTGGTGGTTCCTGCTTTTCTGCAGCTCTTGCTACTGAATTGGTTTCCTGAAAGCCCCCGTTACTTGCTTATTGAGAAAAATAATGTCCATGGAGCTGCTGAAG CATTAAGCTTGTTCCTTGGTAAACATAATGTACAGGATACCATTAAGGAGATAGAGGAAGAAAAACGTTCACTTGCCTCAGTGAAAGCTGTGTCTGTACTGCAGCTGCTCTCAGATCCTTCTGTGCGATGGCAAGTACTGTCTGTAGTAGTGATCAACATGGGAATGCAGCTCTCTGGAATTGATGCG ATCTGGTTTTACACAAATGCTATATTTGAGAATGCTGGCGTTCCTGATCCTGATATCCCTTACACTACCGTGGGCACTGGTGCTATTGAGGTTGTTGCTGGCTTAATAAGC TGTTTCACTATTGAGAAGGTGGGACGTCGTTCTCTCCTCATAGTTGGCTTCTGTTTTATGGGCATCTGTTGTGCTGGCATCACCCTCTCCCTGGTGCTTCAG CCAAGTGTGTCCTGGATGCGTTACATCAGTGTGGCTTTTGTGATTGGGATCATTGCAGGATTTTGCATGGGACCAG CTGGCGTCCCATTTCTGATGACAGCTGAACTCTTCAAGCAGTCACATCGGCCATCGGCTTATATTGTGGGTGGGTCCCTCAACTGGCTCTCGAACTTCACTGTCGGCTTTGTGTTTCCCTTCTTGCAG ATGTCAGCTGGTGCTTTCTGCTACCTGGTCTTCTGTGGTATCTGCTTTCTGGTTGCACTATATGTGTATTTCATCATCCCTGAGACTAAAAATAAGACATTTATGGAAATCAGCCAACTCTTCACCTCCTCTCGCCCGGCCTTCTTCTCTAACTTACCCAATTCTTTCAAGATGATCAAGTTAAATGGCTATGGAGCCCTGGAGAACAGCTCCTTGGAATTATCTGGATCAGGATCGAATCTCCCATGA